The Neofelis nebulosa isolate mNeoNeb1 chromosome 1, mNeoNeb1.pri, whole genome shotgun sequence sequence AAAGAAGTCTAAGGAAGGGACCTTTAGTTATCTGATACAAGCACGGCAGGGGCAGGTCTCTGTCACTATCAAATGCAAGGAAGGGTTGtcatgatagagaaaaaaagatatcttCTTTGACATCCAAGTTCACTCAGCTAGCATTTTCCATCATTTTGAAACCTAATCTTCCCATGAGATTTCCTAAAGGCAAGAATCAGAATCAACATTGCATTAATAAAATGTCAGACctacaaaaactttttaaaattattttatctaccatccttattttatatttaaggaaaCTAAGAGCCAGAGCATAAAGGGAATTGACTACATACAAAAACTAGGTTATTGGATTTTCCTATCCAGTTATCCTTCCGTGATTCTAAGATGCCATGGAAGATGTTATGGCCTATGCTGCAAACTCTTTGAAAATAAGTTATTTGGGgttcctgggaggctcagttggttgagaatccaactactgattttggttcaggtcatgataccaggatcgtgggatcaagtcctgcttcgggctctgtgctgagcatgaagcctacttaatattctctctctctctctctctctctctctctgtctctctgtctctctctccctctgcccctctcccctgcttgctccctctctctctcaaaagaaagaaagaaagaaagaaagaaagaaagaaagaaagagagagagagagagagagagagagagaagaaagaaagaaagaaagaaagaaagaaagaaagaaagaaagaaagaaagaaagaaagaaagaaagaaagaaagaaaataagttagtCAGGCCTGAGCTTGTGATCTATAAGGCGTATCAGTCCTCATCTTTTTCTGTTAACACCCTCACACTTTGGTCCAATTCCTCATTAGTCAGGATGATGTGGAATTTACACATTCCTGACACTGATCCTtgtataaaattacaaaatgattgTTGGCATTGTGATGCCATAAGGAGCATTTTAGTCCCTGTGAACTGCACTGGCTTAAACAGAGGTCAAACCTGAAGGGGTGGTTTTGTGAGATCTCAGTGTCTAATCACTGATAATCATGTCCCATAAATCCAAAAACCTAAACAGGGGCTCTTAGCAAAAGGACCCAAACCTTGCAGTCACCTCATCATAGCTCAGAGTTTCAGACACATAAAAGATTGAAGGTATCTTAGAGACGGCAAACCACAATTTCAAACCAAAGAATTTCAGGACTCAAAGGAATAACCAAAGCTTCATGTAGCATAGGGGATTTGATCCATCACTTGGCATATGGGAATGTGAGGGTTCAGACAGAAGGCCCTGAAACACCACAGAGTACACTGAGTCTGCTTTCTACCCCAGTGGGCTTTATATTACACATGCTCTTATGACTGGGGACTGATTATTATCTCTGCAAACTGGAGCAAATTCCTGGCTTCAAGGCTGATACGCTTGGTAGAAGAGGTACATGGTAACTGTGGTGGACTaagtttctcttccttctcttctttccccacaAATAGTACTCACATGCTCTCGACACACAAGATACAGGGGTTTTCATAGGTTACAAAATTAGTGCCACAGATGGGTTGATATAAACCAGGGCAGGGGTTCACTGTTCCAGTGAACCAACTCAAGTTTACTTTCTTATATGGACATTTCACCTGAAATTGATTTGAAAAGAATGACATTAGAATCACACAAACAGGTAGGTCACATCTGGACTTGATTAGGAAAATCTAAACATAGTTAGCATCCTATCACAGTCACACAAAGCTCTTACAGCTGTCCCTTCACAAAGCAGTGGAGGCCAAACCTAAATTTATCCTGTCTGACAACCACAACACCCTCATTGTGAGGACCTCCTGATGGTAACGGGGTACAGAGGCCTGCTACACTATGGTGGGAAAAAGAAGAGTGGATGTATTTGTGAAATTTAGCTTCTCTCTCAATCTCCTTCATTCCCAGAGTATTAGACATGGGAAAAGTCTTAGAGATTTCTGGGCCAAGTGGGCAAAAAACCCTGAAAGCTCATAATTGGAAAGAAATGCTTCACTGACATTCATAggcttcaatttaaaatatttatcatatttcatCCACTCTCAAAATCCCCAAGCCAACTCTCTTCTTGAAGTTGTGAAATGTGAAagcatttagcataatgccctgaTTTTTTagggaaaactaaaaacaaaagaagggacATGTCTCATCAGGGATGAAAACCCACAACCAGTCACAATGCTGGTATCAGTGGCAGCTTGAAGATGTGACTCTGTTTGCTGGAACTTGAGGAGATGGTCTCAGGGGCTCTATGAGTGTCATAGAAAGATTGGTAATGTGCCTCTGATACAAGGTGGGAGAGAGTTTCGGCTGAGTAGAGAAAGAGGGATCATATTTGAGCTTAGAAACtcttttcctggggcgcctgggtggcgcagtcggttaagcgtccgacttcagccaggtcacgatctcgcggtccgtgagttcgagccccgcgtcgggctctgggctgatggcttggagcctagagcctgtttccgattctgtgtctccctctctctctgcccctcacccgttcatgctctgtctctctctgtccccaaaataaataaaaaacgttgaaaaaaaaattaaaaaaaaaaaaaagaaagaaactcttttccttcttccttatccAACACCACCACCATGGCCAGGCCACCATCATCTGCCTCCTGTATGTCTGTCACCCAATTAATCCCCCTCCACTTCCTCTATCCCCTGGCAATTGTTGGTACTCATTTTCTAGGCACTATGGAGGGCTATCTGGTGTCCAAATGACCAAATCTCATCTTGGTTCCCAGTTTGGATCACTCTACTTGGGGCTCATGTTATCTACAGTGTACCTGCCATGTTCATGTGAGTGGACTTTGGAGAACATCACAGATGACCTTCCTGAAGTAAGATTCTAAAACAGCAAACCCAAAGAAAACTCAAATTAGAATCTCAATCCTGAGGAATATAGTGAAAGATTACCTTAACAGCTCCATGTGGTGGCCACCAGTGTCGAGGTTCTAAAACCAAGACATAAATGAAAATAGTTGCAGAATGTAATACCTGGTAAACCATAGCTTAATCTGTTGGCAGAATTAAAGAATTCTAATTTATTACCAAGAAAGCTTGCAATAAcagaaaacctttttaaaattttattttatttataatttttttagatttatttattttgagagagagagagagagagagagagagagggagagagagagagaatcccaagcaggctccacactgtcagcacagagcctgacatagctcttgaacttacagactgtgagatcatgagccaaaatcaagggtgggacactcaactgactgagctacccaggcaccccaaaactgttTTATTTACACATGCATTCATTTTTTACCCTAAAAAATGTGGAATAACTCTTCTACTCCTGATGGATAAGTAGCAAGCAATCACTGGTCTCATATATGTTGCCAGTCTAGTATAACAAGTAAATTTTTGATTAACCTGTGGTTAGCCTGGGCTTGAGAGGATTCAGAACAGGcagccaaaaagaaaagacattaagAAATGTTAGAACTTTAAAGAGGCCTTTAGCCTAATCCCcatattttacagagagaggaaagacagtTGCTACTGCCCAGGATTTCATGGTAGATGGGTAAAAAATCAAGTTCTTCAGTCCTTAAGGCTAGGTCTCTCTAAAACTCCCCACAGGACTCTTTTATAAAGGAGGACAAAAAAGGTAATGACCTACTGAAATTCATGACAAAGCATTTTCAAAAGTTTTGCATTTTTGAGATGTGGGCATATTGCCAATCACTTTCACATTCTACCTTGAATTGCCCAAGCCCCCTGGTCCCCATAAATTAGGTTTCATGATCTGCACTAATAGATGGGGAAACAAAGGCCCTTGCACATTGGCTCGGAGTCTTTTATTTGTGGACCAACTGCATAGTCTCTCtctatagatacagatatacagatatagTAAAATGATACTcttacacaaataaatacaaaataattctaaagcATTCTTTCAGATTACAGTGTCAAAGCTCACAAATCAACTTTACATAAATGCCAGAACCAGCCAAATTACTCACCAGAAGGTAATGCCCCATGTATCAGGATGAAGAACAAAAGCGAGCAGAATACTGGATGACATTTGGTCATTTTTCCTCCTGGTGCGTATGTCCTTAGAGTGATGCTCTGAGATATTGCCTTGGGATGTTCCCCTCTAGTACAATCACTAAAGCAGAGGTATTCAAGATATTAAGACCATCTTTAGGGTGAATATCCATCTCCAGCCTGCCCACTGTAACCTCTGTATACCACACTTGGAAAGCCTATTATTTCACTCTTCCCCAAGAACAAATGCTCAGGAAAATGCCAAAATTGGCTGGTCATAAATAAAAGTCTAGAACTCAGTGACAGACCTGTGACTACTTACAAGACAGAAGTCAATCAGAGGTTACTCTTTGGgcataattatattattttagtaTGGAGGTATTTTAAGTGTCTTTAAAAGGCAACCCCTTACCTGAAGATTAACCCAAATTTGTTCTTTGAGGGGATACAAAGAAAATGAGGCCACTAGAAGCTTCCAGAAAATAAGAGCTTCTCAACAGGGGAACAGGTCCGTACTTGCTTATGAAGCTGAGACTGTCTCTTGGGAGTAAGGCAAAGATTGTAATATTCCAGACTTACTTGGCTGTGCTAGAATCTTCTGGTGTGGAATGCTCAGCTCTCCTAGAGCACTCTGAGAGAGTGCACAGGGAGAAATACCATTCCACACTATCTAATGGGGGCCccaaagttattttcatttagaCATCCAGAAAGGGAGAAATCAGTGAGCAAATCCTCCTGTGGGAGGATCCTTTTCTGAGGCTAGAGAATGGTATGCAGTTTCCAGGCCTGCGCAAGGACCACATTGAACTCCCCTATCTTCCTAATCCTACGGAGGTGACCTGATCCTCCCTATGCCATCAGGTCTTTTTCTCTACTTTGTAGCATATGTGAATAGGCAACTGACATAAACCAATTGCGATATGCTGTGGTGTGATAGGTGAGACATGGTAATGTCCCTAGGGTACTCTACTTCCCAAGATGGTTGGAGTGCTTGGCACAATGTCCAGGGCTTCCTACCCTGCCTGCTCCTGAGACAATCGGAGCTCCTGCGCTTTTTGCTAAGCACACCCCATCTCTTCCTGACATCTTCCCTGGATTCCTTTGGGAATGGAGCTGCAACAATGGAAGATCCAGCTGCAGTAAAGCAGGATGCCAGATGCCCACTCCCCCTACCACACACACGTCCCCTTCTTCGACCCAccttggaaagaagagaaaggaagagagacgtGGCATGTTCTCTGTGGTTCTTGCCTCTTTTAAGAAGCAGGTATCAGGGCCTCAGGAGGGGGTGGAATAGCTATGTAAGAGAGAGAGGTCACTGAGGCATTGTGTGCTGGGAGGAGCAGCCCCTGGAGGCCCAATATTCAGGGTAAATCAAAGTCAAACCTCAGCAGGAGGCATTGGGTAAGGAAGCACCAAGCTGCCTAGAGGACTTGGGGGTGGGAACAGATCACTGGACAGGGAAGCCTGTTGCAGGCAA is a genomic window containing:
- the SPINK14 gene encoding serine protease inhibitor Kazal-type 14; this translates as MTKCHPVFCSLLFFILIHGALPSAMVYQVLHSATIFIYVLVLEPRHWWPPHGAVKVKCPYKKVNLSWFTGTVNPCPGLYQPICGTNFVTYENPCILCVESMKSHGKIRFQNDGKC